From Bordetella flabilis, the proteins below share one genomic window:
- a CDS encoding alpha/beta fold hydrolase, translating to MPADFPFPIQFPSSSEPGLSHVRLGAGTPLVLVHGSLCDLRYWKAQIGALSRDFQVFSVSLPGYWPESGQANPDTFQAGAHADALASFIDRHCNGRAHVVGHSRGGRVAYELARRHAHKVEALVLADPGLVLDERGDRRDDFRQRALRHIEAGDIEQGLALFIDTVSGEDTWRRMVPWFKQMAMDNAGTLFGQVGEAPCLLAEADARALDKPVLLVGGALSPPPYPAILAALHEWLPHSHYLRIPGSSHGMNLGNPRAFNEAVRRFLAQ from the coding sequence ATGCCCGCCGACTTTCCGTTCCCGATCCAATTCCCGTCGTCTTCCGAGCCCGGCCTGTCGCACGTGCGGCTCGGCGCCGGCACGCCGCTGGTTCTCGTCCATGGATCTCTTTGCGATTTGCGCTATTGGAAGGCCCAGATCGGTGCGCTGTCGCGCGACTTCCAGGTCTTCTCGGTGAGCTTGCCGGGATACTGGCCGGAAAGCGGGCAAGCGAACCCGGACACTTTCCAGGCGGGCGCGCATGCGGACGCGCTGGCGTCTTTCATCGACCGCCATTGCAATGGGCGCGCGCATGTCGTGGGACATTCCCGCGGTGGACGCGTGGCCTACGAACTGGCGCGCCGCCATGCCCACAAGGTAGAGGCACTGGTGCTTGCGGATCCGGGGCTGGTGCTCGATGAACGCGGAGACCGCCGCGACGACTTCCGGCAGCGCGCACTGCGGCATATCGAGGCGGGCGACATAGAGCAGGGCCTGGCGCTGTTCATCGACACCGTCAGCGGCGAGGATACCTGGCGCCGCATGGTGCCGTGGTTCAAGCAAATGGCCATGGACAACGCAGGTACCTTGTTCGGGCAGGTGGGCGAGGCGCCATGCCTGCTGGCCGAGGCGGACGCCCGGGCGCTCGACAAGCCGGTGCTGCTGGTGGGCGGGGCGCTAAGCCCTCCGCCCTATCCCGCCATACTGGCGGCATTGCACGAATGGCTGCCGCATTCGCATTACCTGCGTATCCCGGGCTCCTCGCACGGCATGAACCTGGGGAACCCGCGCGCCTTCAACGAGGCAGTACGCCGTTTCCTCGCGCAATAG
- the tssA gene encoding type VI secretion system protein TssA gives MSTIDLSRYQQDVCADQPCGPDLLYDAEYVQLTQIMQGTPEVEYGDMRVDAADPDWKSAEALSLKLLARTRDLRLAVWLTRALVGQHGYDGLDDGLALIEDYIERYWDHVHPILDPEDDDPTERLNTIVALDDMDGLLGQVRLAALARSAAYGAVCLRDIDLATGELPARADDTPRKMAAIDAVFHAVPFIDLEAVADTIERSCERLEHIEAVLGRHLDRVNAAGLQRLPKTLRHAARLVRDQLRRHPGAPRAPLERGADTGAVPAGDDSGPTARASGDIKSRDDVARQIDRICEYYALEEPGSPVPILLQRAKRLINMNFIELMSELSPQGLAETCFLFGVSPGASNSDSADEEAFSINERSYPDA, from the coding sequence ATGTCAACCATCGATCTGTCTCGTTATCAGCAGGATGTCTGCGCGGACCAGCCGTGTGGACCCGACCTGCTGTATGACGCCGAGTATGTCCAACTGACTCAGATCATGCAGGGCACGCCGGAGGTCGAGTACGGCGATATGCGCGTCGATGCGGCCGACCCCGATTGGAAGTCGGCCGAAGCCCTGTCGTTGAAGCTGTTGGCGCGTACGCGCGATCTGCGCCTGGCGGTCTGGCTGACGCGGGCCTTGGTCGGCCAGCACGGATACGACGGCCTGGACGACGGCCTCGCGCTCATCGAGGATTACATCGAGCGGTACTGGGACCATGTGCATCCCATCCTGGATCCGGAGGACGACGACCCCACGGAACGGCTCAACACGATCGTGGCGCTCGACGACATGGATGGCCTGCTGGGCCAGGTCCGCCTGGCCGCGCTGGCCCGCTCGGCCGCGTATGGAGCGGTCTGCCTGCGCGACATCGACCTGGCCACCGGCGAGCTGCCGGCTCGCGCGGACGATACGCCGAGGAAAATGGCGGCGATCGATGCGGTGTTCCACGCCGTCCCGTTCATTGATCTTGAGGCCGTCGCCGATACCATCGAACGGAGCTGCGAGCGTCTCGAGCACATCGAGGCCGTATTGGGCAGGCACCTGGACCGCGTGAACGCCGCCGGCCTGCAGCGCCTGCCCAAGACCTTGCGCCATGCGGCCAGGCTGGTGCGCGACCAGTTGCGCCGGCACCCCGGCGCCCCGCGCGCACCCCTCGAACGCGGTGCGGACACCGGCGCCGTGCCGGCCGGGGACGACAGCGGCCCGACCGCCCGCGCCAGCGGCGATATCAAAAGCCGCGACGATGTCGCGCGCCAGATCGACCGGATCTGCGAGTACTACGCATTGGAGGAACCCGGAAGCCCGGTCCCCATCCTCCTGCAGCGTGCCAAACGGCTCATCAATATGAACTTCATCGAGCTCATGTCCGAGCTGTCTCCGCAAGGACTTGCGGAAACCTGCTTCCTTTTCGGTGTCAGCCCCGGCGCGTCGAATTCCGACTCCGCCGACGAGGAAGCGTTCTCAATCAACGAACGGAGTTATCCGGATGCCTAA
- a CDS encoding MgtC/SapB family protein, translating into MNDFGAIVWRTLQSEFSDISDVESYTRILTRLTVAVVLGGLIGYERERSGKAAGLRTHMLVALGAALFVLAPLQGDMEVSDLSRVLQGVIAGIGFLGAGAIIKLSAEAEVKGLTTAASIWLTAALGIAAGMGKELVAIFSALIALVILGLLRRLEQRLSGNGNDSGDGSSGGRA; encoded by the coding sequence ATGAACGACTTCGGCGCAATCGTCTGGCGAACGCTGCAATCGGAATTCTCGGATATCAGCGACGTGGAAAGCTACACGCGCATCCTTACCCGCCTGACGGTGGCCGTCGTGCTGGGCGGGTTGATCGGCTACGAACGCGAACGCAGCGGCAAGGCCGCCGGATTGCGCACCCACATGCTGGTGGCGCTGGGCGCCGCGCTGTTCGTCCTCGCCCCGCTGCAAGGCGACATGGAGGTGTCGGACCTGAGCCGCGTACTGCAGGGCGTGATCGCCGGCATCGGCTTCCTGGGCGCCGGCGCGATCATCAAGCTCAGCGCCGAAGCAGAGGTCAAAGGCCTGACGACAGCGGCGAGCATCTGGCTGACGGCGGCGCTCGGCATCGCGGCCGGCATGGGCAAGGAACTCGTCGCCATCTTCAGCGCCCTGATCGCCCTGGTGATCCTGGGCCTTTTGCGGCGCCTGGAGCAGCGGCTCAGCGGCAACGGCAACGACAGCGGCGACGGATCGTCCGGCGGCCGGGCCTAG